Proteins encoded by one window of Juglans regia cultivar Chandler chromosome 15, Walnut 2.0, whole genome shotgun sequence:
- the LOC108992367 gene encoding DPH4 homolog: MLLGVKAIVETHYNILSVKEDASYEEIRTSYRSAILNSHPDKLQKTSETSDPDQESTERFLKVQRAWEVLSNLRSRAVYDGELRDLRQDAVAADDVSLEDMMVGDSGDALELFYQCRCGDYFSVDSLELGKMGYVLLREGNKISLQTPDASPASVVLPCGSCSLKVRLLINSDIFISIDDSLA; the protein is encoded by the coding sequence ATGCTTCTTGGTGTGAAAGCCATTGTAGAAACCCACTACAATATTTTATCTGTTAAGGAAGATGCAAGCTATGAAGAAATTCGTACAAGCTACCGTTCTGCCATCCTTAATTCCCATCCAGATAAGTTGCAGAAGACGTCGGAGACATCTGATCCCGACCAGGAGTCGACGGAAAGATTTTTGAAGGTACAGAGAGCTTGGGAAGTCCTCAGCAATTTGAGGTCACGGGCAGTTTATGATGGTGAGTTGCGAGATTTGAGACAGGATGCTGTAGCTGCAGATGATGTCAGCTTGGAGGATATGATGGTTGGAGATTCCGGAGATGCATTGGAGCTCTTTTATCAGTGTCGATGTGGTGATTACTTCTCTGTTGATTCTCTGGAGTTGGGAAAAATGGGATATGTATTGTTGAGAGAGGGGAATAAGATTTCTTTGCAGACCCCAGATGCTTCACCGGCATCGGTGGTTCTTCCATGCGGGTCTTGTTCATTGAAAGTTCGGCTATTGATTAACTCggatattttcatttcaatcgACGATAGTTTGGCTTGA
- the LOC108992347 gene encoding succinate dehydrogenase subunit 5, mitochondrial-like has product MDKALALRSLYRSLCSRSYRLTSVTHTLLLRRHHLNTHVATRSLFSLASPSPSGSLNLPLSGCLSSVSIAIRSKRFYSEGVTHMPVIKDPELHGVFKDLLAASWDELPNSVVHDVKAALSKSTDDTAGKEVVENVFRAAEAAEEFGGILVTLKMEIDDSIGMSGEDVKPLSDELKNALQTVYNRYTSYLDAFGPDETYLRKKVETELGTKMIHLKMRCSGLDSEWGKITVLGTSGLSGSYVEHRA; this is encoded by the exons ATGGATAAGGCGTTGGCTCTGAGATCGCTATACCGGTCTCTTTGCTCCAGATCTTACCGTCTCACCTCCGTCACCCACACCTTGCTCCTCCGCCGCCACCACCTCAACACTCACGTCGCTACTCGAAGCCTCTTCAGTCTCGCATCTCCGTCTCCCTCCGGCTCTCTCAACCTCCCCCTCTCCG GTTGCTTGTCTTCTGTTTCGATAGCCATCAGAAGCAAGCGGTTCTATAGTGAAGGTGTAACTCATATGCCGGTCATAAAAGACCCGGAGCTTCACGGTGTCTTCAAGGATTTATTGGCTGCCAGTTGGGATGAGCTTCCCAACTCTGTCGTCCATGATGTGAAGGCTGCATTGTCTAAAAGCACTGATGACACAGCTGGCAAGGAGGTCGTGGAAAATGTTTTCCGTGCGGCCGAAGCAGCTGAGGAATTTGGTGGTATTCTTGTAACTTTGAAGATGGAAATTGATGACTCAATTGGAATGAGTGGTGAG GATGTAAAGCCCTTGTCAGATGAGCTTAAGAATGCGCTTCAAACAGTTTACAACCGCTACACCTCTTATTTGGATGCATTTGGGCCCGATGAGACCTATTTGCGGAAGAAAGTGGAGACAGAGTTGGGAACAAAGATGATACATTTAAAGATGAGATGCAGTGGACTTGATTCTGAGTGGGGAAAG ATCACAGTTCTTGGAACTTCAGGACTCTCTGGATCATATGTTGAGCATAGAGCTTAG